Proteins encoded together in one Heliomicrobium undosum window:
- a CDS encoding ArnT family glycosyltransferase, whose amino-acid sequence MIRSFGKTLENLVGNLLNHAADRRADLAERHYWFSWVLLLLVALINLFYHLGSFSICDWDEARHGVSAYEMIRSGNYIVNTYNFEQDYWNLKPPISFWAIAAGYAVAGFNPWGMRLGSAVAALLTILAVGWFVRRQYGNLASLLSMTALVTTPQYILWHSARRADADSLFVFFFTLSILALLLSNKHRRWLYLSGFAFSLAFLTKSWHAISIAVISGMYLLLTGMLFRLRYKEAGGYLFCAAGSILLWASARLAVDGPTFFTEMVSFDLLARTSTPLEGHVGDGWFYFHILQMWYYRWLLLLAAGGVVFLVLRKKRPVLIEQRDTALGLFLWLVVPFFLFSLAKTKIEWYILPIYPAFAVIIGAITASVLREYSDVKTPFLHGHGESAAVVWRVVLSSVIVALFLFSAIPYEQAILRHIQHPEAEADHFQALLKDLGSRTEYRGGPMTQLGPWRQSHLLAAELYGDWRARTITVEEYLRERRGLLVLGNNEDNRRLVFKERLHVVAENSDYLIAAPDGER is encoded by the coding sequence TTGATTCGCTCGTTTGGCAAAACCCTTGAAAACCTTGTTGGCAATCTTCTCAATCACGCTGCCGATCGGCGTGCCGATTTGGCGGAACGGCATTATTGGTTCTCTTGGGTGCTCTTGTTGCTGGTGGCGCTGATCAATCTCTTTTATCATCTGGGCAGTTTCTCTATTTGTGATTGGGACGAGGCTCGCCATGGTGTCAGCGCCTATGAGATGATCCGAAGCGGCAATTACATCGTCAACACCTACAATTTTGAACAGGACTACTGGAACCTGAAACCGCCCATCAGTTTCTGGGCCATCGCTGCCGGCTACGCGGTGGCCGGTTTCAATCCCTGGGGGATGAGGCTGGGGTCGGCGGTTGCCGCTTTGTTGACCATCCTGGCGGTCGGCTGGTTTGTCCGCAGGCAGTATGGGAATCTGGCGTCGCTGCTTTCGATGACGGCGCTTGTCACGACGCCGCAGTACATCCTCTGGCACAGCGCCCGGCGGGCCGATGCGGACTCGCTCTTCGTCTTCTTTTTCACCCTGTCGATCCTGGCGTTGTTGCTGTCGAACAAGCACCGGCGCTGGCTCTATCTTTCGGGGTTTGCCTTTTCGTTGGCTTTTTTGACCAAGAGTTGGCACGCCATCAGCATTGCTGTCATCTCAGGTATGTACCTGCTGCTGACGGGGATGTTGTTCCGGTTGCGGTATAAGGAGGCCGGAGGATACCTTTTTTGCGCAGCCGGGTCGATTCTTTTGTGGGCGTCCGCCCGTCTGGCTGTCGACGGACCCACGTTTTTTACGGAGATGGTCTCCTTCGATCTCCTGGCGCGAACGTCCACCCCGCTGGAGGGGCATGTGGGCGATGGCTGGTTTTATTTTCATATCTTACAGATGTGGTATTATCGCTGGCTTCTCCTCTTGGCTGCCGGCGGTGTCGTTTTTCTCGTGTTGCGGAAGAAGCGGCCTGTACTGATCGAGCAGCGCGATACCGCCCTCGGACTGTTCCTGTGGCTGGTTGTTCCCTTTTTTCTGTTCAGCCTGGCGAAGACGAAGATTGAGTGGTATATCCTACCCATCTATCCGGCCTTCGCCGTCATCATCGGCGCCATTACGGCCTCTGTTTTACGGGAATATAGCGACGTCAAGACGCCTTTCTTGCACGGCCATGGCGAGAGCGCAGCGGTAGTTTGGAGAGTGGTATTGTCCTCCGTCATCGTCGCGCTGTTCCTGTTTTCAGCGATTCCCTATGAACAGGCGATTTTGAGGCATATCCAACATCCGGAGGCGGAGGCCGATCATTTTCAGGCGCTGCTGAAAGACCTGGGGTCGCGAACAGAATACCGGGGCGGGCCGATGACGCAGCTAGGCCCATGGCGGCAGTCGCATCTGTTGGCGGCAGAACTCTATGGGGACTGGCGAGCCCGGACGATAACGGTTGAGGAATACCTGAGGGAGAGAAGGGGCTTGCTCGTGTTGGGAAACAACGAAGACAACCGGCGTCTGGTCTTCAAGGAGCGATTGCATGTGGTGGCGGAGAACAGCGATTACCTGATCGCCGCCCCGGATGGTGAGCGGTAA
- a CDS encoding glycosyltransferase family 2 protein: MATTGDKGEDDRPVLSIVAPCYNEEAVLPETARRLIGVLEGLVGNRLISPQSMVLFVDDGSSDRTWELIENLHATEPSVKGLKLARNVGHQYALLAGLHRAGCCSDCVVSIDADLQDDVSAIEAFVKKYHEGYDVVYGVRRKREKDSFFKRQSAQGFYRLMRRMGVDIVYDHADYRLLSRRVLKHLEDFREANLFLRGIIPLIGFPSTCVYYDRMERFAGTSKYPLKKMLAFAFDGITSFSVKPIRVVTFLGMMMLVVSLSAGLYLAAQGLIGQPVPDGSFLMFSIWFVGGVNLLGIGLNGEYMGRIYREVKDRPKYIVERDLLASEPAGGRSLPGLPGSSGKGAALPESGGATVPGQVIWESPEVTL, translated from the coding sequence GTGGCTACCACCGGGGATAAGGGTGAAGATGATCGCCCTGTCTTATCCATCGTGGCGCCTTGTTATAATGAAGAGGCGGTTTTGCCGGAAACGGCGAGGCGTCTAATCGGTGTGTTGGAGGGGCTTGTAGGCAACCGGCTCATTTCGCCGCAGAGCATGGTCCTGTTCGTCGATGACGGCAGCAGCGATCGGACATGGGAACTGATCGAGAACTTGCATGCCACTGAGCCAAGTGTCAAGGGACTGAAGCTTGCCCGGAACGTAGGGCATCAGTATGCATTGCTGGCCGGTTTGCACCGAGCCGGATGTTGTTCGGACTGTGTCGTGTCCATTGACGCCGACCTGCAGGATGATGTCAGCGCGATAGAAGCCTTTGTAAAAAAATATCACGAAGGCTATGATGTGGTGTACGGCGTCCGGCGCAAACGGGAGAAGGACAGCTTTTTCAAGCGGCAGTCGGCCCAAGGATTTTATCGATTGATGCGGCGGATGGGTGTCGATATTGTCTATGATCATGCCGACTACCGGCTGCTCAGCAGACGGGTGCTGAAACACCTTGAAGATTTTCGGGAGGCGAACCTGTTCTTGCGCGGGATCATCCCGCTGATCGGTTTTCCCTCGACCTGTGTCTATTATGATCGGATGGAACGGTTTGCGGGCACATCGAAGTACCCGCTGAAAAAGATGCTGGCCTTCGCCTTTGACGGGATCACGTCCTTCAGCGTCAAGCCGATCCGGGTGGTTACCTTTCTGGGGATGATGATGCTGGTTGTCAGCCTGTCGGCGGGATTGTATCTGGCGGCTCAGGGGTTGATCGGGCAACCCGTTCCCGATGGGTCCTTTCTGATGTTTTCCATCTGGTTTGTCGGGGGTGTGAACCTGCTGGGCATCGGGCTGAATGGCGAGTACATGGGCCGGATCTACCGGGAAGTGAAGGATCGCCCCAAGTACATCGTAGAACGCGATCTGCTGGCCTCGGAACCTGCCGGGGGACGGTCGCTTCCGGGGCTGCCGGGGTCGTCGGGAAAAGGGGCTGCCTTGCCGGAAAGCGGTGGAGCGACCGTTCCAGGGCAGGTTATTTGGGAATCTCCCGAGGTGACCCTGTAG
- the pdxR gene encoding MocR-like pyridoxine biosynthesis transcription factor PdxR — MKVDLDRSKEPSLREQICAGIGERIRSGLLRPGEKLPSVRQLARDLGVSLMTAVEAYALLEKRGLVESVQGKGTFVRERSMPVDVAGDPFGWQMAVADYLPRASFWSQSAVRLPPEILDLATASIHHSLLPLPLLEASIESALKKAPQSLGRYAPFQGDPEFLEVVADYLRHQGLPISPHQLIITNGTQQGIDLFARTFLGPEDVLAMEVPAFSGAIDAFRLSHPHIVPVPVDQEGIRVEILEELSTRMRIKAIYVVPTYQNPTGSVMSLKRRRALIEFAVETGALILEDEPHRELTLAGKGSLPPPLKALDPDGRVVYLKGFSKFLFPGLRLGVLAADGTLYRRLLAAKSIVDLGSPLWLQKALVPFFRDPKLPRYIDRLNGILLRRSRQVGDTLAQRLSPAIRWQRPQGGMHLWLTVPPFLDADSLLPEAHRRGIHFLPGSIFYPGEPESNHLRVCWTNLADEELPRALEILCGVLNEAVR; from the coding sequence ATGAAGGTCGATCTGGATCGCAGCAAAGAGCCGTCGCTACGGGAACAAATCTGTGCGGGGATCGGGGAGCGCATCCGTTCCGGGTTATTGCGCCCAGGGGAGAAACTGCCTTCGGTCCGCCAACTGGCCCGCGATCTCGGCGTCAGCCTGATGACGGCGGTCGAGGCATACGCGCTGTTGGAAAAACGGGGGCTCGTCGAGTCGGTTCAGGGGAAGGGGACTTTTGTGCGGGAACGTTCGATGCCTGTCGACGTTGCCGGGGATCCTTTCGGGTGGCAGATGGCCGTTGCCGATTACCTTCCCCGGGCGAGCTTTTGGAGCCAGAGCGCCGTCCGCTTGCCGCCGGAAATCCTTGACTTGGCGACGGCCTCGATCCACCATTCTCTGTTGCCCCTGCCTCTGCTGGAGGCCTCCATAGAGAGCGCGCTGAAAAAAGCGCCCCAATCGCTGGGGCGCTATGCTCCCTTTCAGGGTGATCCAGAGTTTTTGGAGGTGGTGGCCGATTACCTGCGCCATCAGGGGTTGCCCATATCGCCCCACCAGTTGATCATCACCAACGGCACGCAACAGGGGATCGATCTCTTTGCGCGGACCTTTCTGGGGCCGGAGGATGTGCTGGCCATGGAGGTCCCGGCCTTTTCGGGCGCCATCGACGCCTTCCGGTTGAGCCATCCCCATATCGTCCCCGTGCCCGTCGACCAAGAGGGCATCCGGGTGGAGATTTTGGAGGAACTGTCGACGCGGATGCGGATCAAGGCCATCTATGTGGTCCCGACCTATCAAAACCCGACGGGCAGCGTCATGTCGCTCAAACGGCGCAGGGCCTTGATCGAGTTTGCCGTCGAGACGGGGGCGCTGATTCTCGAAGACGAGCCCCACCGGGAGTTGACCCTGGCCGGGAAAGGCAGCCTACCGCCGCCTTTAAAAGCTCTCGACCCGGACGGACGGGTCGTTTATCTGAAGGGTTTCAGCAAGTTTCTCTTCCCCGGCCTTCGCCTTGGCGTGCTGGCCGCCGATGGCACCTTGTACCGGCGGCTTTTGGCGGCCAAGTCGATCGTCGACCTGGGCTCCCCCTTGTGGTTGCAAAAGGCGCTGGTTCCCTTTTTCCGGGATCCGAAGCTCCCCCGGTACATCGACCGGTTGAACGGGATACTGCTGCGGCGAAGCCGGCAGGTCGGCGACACGCTGGCGCAGCGGCTGAGCCCGGCCATCCGCTGGCAGCGGCCCCAGGGGGGCATGCATCTGTGGCTGACCGTGCCCCCTTTTTTGGATGCCGACAGCCTGCTGCCGGAGGCGCACCGGCGCGGGATTCATTTTTTGCCCGGTTCCATCTTTTACCCCGGTGAGCCGGAGTCCAACCACCTGCGCGTCTGCTGGACGAACCTGGCCGACGAGGAATTGCCGAGGGCGCTGGAGATCCTCTGCGGGGTGCTGAACGAGGCGGTCCGGTAG
- a CDS encoding EamA family transporter, which translates to MIGAYALMCAIFGTTFLAIKVGLEAGVQPFFFAGTRFFLAGLLVYGFFRLIGRGEGLTRQQLADAAFVGVTMTGFLFGALYWGEQHITSGLAALLSATAPLKVSLVERFQRKSKDGFTPLKLAGLCLGLTGVAIAVYPSLQGGSSGTMALLSVTIILLAQATYAFGAVRSKRALSAGVNPYLFNAAQMVAGGLLLLLLSSLFETGQIQPWNAEILGAWAYLTVFGSIVGHGTYYWLVRATNPLFPSTWTYISPLIAQFVGFWWAGESLTAYTFLGLASVLSGVLIVNWNILKSLVLPATSAISTASATTISAASTASVASAASTSSEASTHQR; encoded by the coding sequence ATGATCGGAGCCTACGCGTTGATGTGCGCCATTTTCGGCACGACCTTTCTCGCCATCAAAGTGGGACTGGAGGCCGGCGTCCAGCCCTTTTTCTTCGCCGGCACGCGCTTTTTCCTGGCCGGCCTGCTGGTCTACGGCTTTTTTCGCCTGATCGGCAGGGGAGAAGGACTGACCCGGCAACAGCTTGCCGATGCCGCCTTTGTCGGCGTCACCATGACCGGCTTTCTTTTCGGCGCCCTCTACTGGGGAGAACAGCATATCACATCCGGCCTCGCCGCCCTGCTGTCCGCCACTGCCCCGCTGAAGGTGAGCCTCGTCGAGCGATTTCAGCGAAAAAGCAAGGATGGCTTCACCCCGTTAAAACTCGCTGGCCTGTGCCTGGGTCTCACCGGTGTCGCCATCGCCGTCTATCCCTCCCTGCAAGGGGGAAGTTCGGGCACAATGGCCCTGCTCTCTGTCACCATCATCCTCCTGGCCCAGGCGACCTACGCCTTCGGCGCCGTCCGTTCCAAGCGCGCCCTCAGCGCCGGTGTAAACCCCTACCTCTTTAACGCGGCCCAGATGGTCGCCGGCGGCCTGTTGCTGCTCTTACTTTCATCCCTCTTCGAGACCGGCCAGATACAGCCCTGGAACGCAGAGATCCTCGGCGCCTGGGCCTACCTCACCGTCTTCGGCTCCATCGTCGGCCATGGAACCTATTACTGGCTCGTCCGGGCGACGAACCCCCTCTTTCCCTCCACCTGGACCTACATCTCACCGCTCATCGCCCAGTTCGTTGGCTTCTGGTGGGCCGGCGAAAGCCTGACCGCCTATACCTTCCTCGGTCTCGCTTCGGTGCTCTCCGGCGTGCTGATCGTCAACTGGAACATACTCAAATCACTGGTGTTGCCAGCGACTTCAGCGATATCAACGGCATCGGCGACAACGATCTCAGCAGCATCGACGGCATCGGTAGCATCGGCGGCGTCAACATCGTCAGAGGCATCGACACATCAGCGGTGA
- a CDS encoding NAD(P)-dependent oxidoreductase — MIIDKKSDFDVVDLSFEEIDKGFTPRQAIAEAKRCLDCAKPHCRAGCPIENEIPQFIKALANGNIGEASAIIARRSNLPAVCGRVCPHEQQCESRCVLNKKGEGIKIGKLERFIADFDAEMEITQPEACPVQNNGKGKVAVIGAGPAGLTVAGDLAKQCFDVTVFDAQEEPGGVLIYGIPDFRLNKEVVRREIHKMERLGVTFRNKVLVGQDITIDQLLHEGYDAVFIGTGTALPKRLDIPGNDLAGVVQASYFLRIVALANSGKISPREIPVSIGDKVFIIGAGNVAMDAARTALRLGASGVTVVHRRGESEITALRSEFEHASAEGVTFRWMSSPARFLGDEKVTAIELESMAINEANQLVATGDRQTLPADKIILAIGQRPAARIISTAGGIEVDPNGYVITRERPYGMTTRRGVFAGGDVVHEPATVVLAMKEAKKVAAGIAMYVEAKKLIEECGM, encoded by the coding sequence ATGATCATCGATAAAAAAAGCGACTTCGACGTGGTCGATCTCTCCTTCGAGGAGATCGACAAGGGGTTCACACCGCGCCAGGCCATCGCCGAGGCCAAGCGCTGCCTCGACTGCGCCAAGCCCCATTGCCGCGCCGGTTGCCCCATTGAAAACGAGATCCCCCAGTTCATCAAAGCCCTGGCCAACGGCAACATCGGCGAGGCAAGCGCCATCATCGCCCGCCGCAGCAACCTCCCCGCCGTCTGCGGCCGCGTCTGCCCCCATGAGCAGCAGTGCGAGAGCCGCTGCGTCCTCAACAAAAAAGGCGAAGGGATCAAGATCGGCAAACTGGAGCGCTTCATCGCCGACTTTGACGCCGAGATGGAGATCACCCAGCCCGAAGCCTGCCCTGTCCAAAACAATGGCAAGGGCAAGGTGGCCGTCATCGGCGCCGGCCCCGCCGGCCTGACCGTCGCCGGCGACCTGGCCAAGCAGTGCTTCGACGTGACCGTCTTCGACGCCCAGGAAGAACCCGGCGGCGTCCTCATCTACGGCATCCCCGACTTCCGCCTGAACAAAGAGGTGGTGCGCCGGGAGATCCACAAGATGGAGCGCCTCGGCGTCACCTTCCGCAACAAGGTGCTCGTCGGCCAGGACATCACCATCGACCAGCTGCTCCATGAGGGCTATGATGCCGTCTTCATCGGCACCGGCACCGCATTGCCCAAACGGCTCGACATCCCCGGCAACGACCTGGCCGGTGTCGTGCAGGCCTCCTACTTCCTGCGCATCGTCGCCCTGGCCAACAGCGGCAAGATCAGCCCGCGTGAAATCCCCGTCTCCATCGGCGACAAGGTCTTCATCATCGGCGCCGGCAACGTGGCCATGGACGCCGCCCGGACCGCCCTGCGGCTCGGCGCCTCCGGCGTCACCGTCGTCCACCGCCGCGGCGAGTCGGAGATCACGGCGCTGCGCAGCGAGTTCGAGCACGCCAGCGCCGAAGGCGTCACCTTCCGCTGGATGTCCTCGCCGGCCCGTTTCCTTGGCGACGAAAAAGTGACCGCCATCGAACTGGAGTCGATGGCCATCAACGAGGCGAACCAACTCGTCGCAACAGGGGATCGGCAGACGCTGCCCGCCGACAAGATCATCCTCGCCATCGGCCAGCGCCCTGCCGCGCGGATCATCTCCACAGCCGGCGGCATCGAGGTCGACCCCAACGGTTACGTGATCACCCGGGAGCGCCCCTATGGCATGACCACCCGGCGGGGTGTCTTCGCCGGCGGCGACGTGGTCCACGAACCGGCCACCGTCGTCCTGGCCATGAAGGAAGCGAAAAAAGTGGCCGCCGGCATTGCCATGTACGTCGAAGCCAAGAAATTGATCGAAGAGTGCGGCATGTAA